GGTCTTGGTAAAATGCTAGGGTTTGACTTTATAGAGAACTTTAATTATCCATACATATCTAAAAGTGTTACTGAATTTTGGAGAAGATGGCATATATCTTTAGGAAGCTGGTTTAGGGAATATGTTTATATACCTTTAGGAGGGAATAGATGTAGTACGATATTCCAACTTAGAAATCTATGTATAGTATGGTTTCTTACAGGACTATGGCATGGAGCTGATTGGAACTTTATATTATGGGGCTTATACTATGGATTGATCTTAATAATAGAGAAGTTTTTATTAAAGGATATACTAGAAAGAATGCCTAGCGTTATACAGCATATATATACAATGGTACTAGTTATGATTGGATGGACATTTTTTGGAATTGAAAGTATACAAAAATCTTTAGAATACATAAAAGTAATGTTTTTCTTAAATGGAAACAAGATAATTGATTCAACATTTATTTATTATTTACATACAAATTTAATTCTTTTAATAATTTTAATATTATGTTCTACGCCTATAGTTAATAAGGTATTTAAAAAAATTATAAAAAATGGAAAAATGGAAGGAGTTACATTGGCTGTAATAGTCCAATTTGTTTTGTTATTTTTAAGTATAGCGTACTTAGTAAATGAAACATATAATCCTTTCTTATACTTTAGATTCTAATAAGGGGTGAGAACTTTGAAATTTACAAAAAAAGATACGAGAAAATATAAAAATATATATGTAAAGTTAATGGCAATAATGTTTTTAGTAACAATATTTTCGTTTGTAGGACTTAATTTGATAACTAAAGATAAGCAGTTTTCAGAAAATGAAAATAGACTTCTAGAACAAAAGCCCAAATTTACATTAGATAGATTGTTTGAAGGTAGATACACTAAAAAATATGAAAAGTATACTGTTGACCAAATGGTTGGAAGAGATGAGTTTATAAAAATTAAAACTAAAGCAGATGACCTTATGGGGAAAAATAGTGAAAACGGTGTATTTAAATGCGATGATGGATATTTAATAGAAAGCTTTGGGAAACCAAATGAAGAGTATGTGAAGGCTAATATAGAAGCTATAAACAAGTTTGCAGATAAACATAAGAACATAAAGACAAGTATGTTAATAGCACCAACAGCTGTTAATATATTAGAGGATAAATTACCTGCATTTGCTCCTGTTTATAATCAAGACGAGTATTTAAGTAGATTGTCAAAATCTATTGACAACAAAATAGATTTTGTAAATATATCAAGTGAAATGAAAAAACATAAAGATGAATATATATATTATAAAACGGATCACCATTGGACTACATTAGGAGCATATTATGCCTTTTTAGATTTTGCAAAGCAATCAGGATTAAAATCTCAACCTAATAGTTATGACAAGTACAGGGTGTCAAATGATTTTTATGGAACTCTATATTCAAAGAGCGGTTATAAAGTAAAACCTGATCAAGTTGATATATACACGCCTAAAGATAAAAATGATCAGGTAATAGTAGAATATAAAGAAGAGAAGAAAAAATCTCCAACTATATATGAAAGTGAAGCATTGAAGAAAAAGGATAAGTATGAAGTTTTCTTAGGTGGAAACCATCCAGTTGTAGATATAAAAACTACAAGTGAAAGTGATAAAACATTGCTACTAATAAAAGATTCTTATGCGAATAGTTTTGTTCAATTTTTAACTCCATATTATAAAGAGATTATAATGGTAGACCCAAGATATTATTATGAAGATATAGAAAAATTAATTAAAGAAAAGAACGTTACGGATTTACTTTACTTGTATAATGCAAACACATTTTTTAATGATTCATCATTAGCGCCAGTATTAAATAACATATAAAATTCGCTTTGATTGAGCGACTACGAACTACTTTATTTCGCTCAAATTTCATGGCGTCAACGACCACTTGACAAACTCGTGTCCCGTTACTTAAACGACTTTGTACGTTGCTCAAAAAGTTTTTTACTATAAAAATTATAGGATATTGATATAACTAAGTTTCATAAATTAACAATAATGCATGAGTAAGTATAATTTTCAAGTGTAAAAAAATTAATAAAAAAAATAAAAAAAGAAACTGTATCTAGAGTGTAGATTTAGAGCGGTTTCTTTTAAATTTTTATGATAAATTTAAAAAAATATGGGTATTAATCAACTTGAATATATACTATATATGGTATAGAATGGACTATGTGCTTACTACATATAGTATAAAAAATACTCATATGAACAACATAAAATTATAAAAGTCAATACTTTTGTAGAATAAAATTTAATCAATCAATATGTATTAGACAAAAGGAGAGTTTTATGAATAAACAATTAAATATAATTAAAAGAGATGGCAGTGTTGTAAAATTTGATAAAACAAAAATAGAAAATGCAATACTAAAAGCTATGAAGTACGGAAGTGGAATATATGAAGAAGAAATGGCTAAAGAAATAGCCAATGAAATTGAATTAAGTTTTAATCAAACAAAAGACGTAGCAACTGTTAATAAGGTTGAAGATATGGTTTATAAAAATTTAATAAATCATAAACATGAATTAACAGCTAAAGCATATGAGGGGTATAGAGCGGTTCAATCATTTAAAAGAGAAGTTAATACTACAGATGATAGTATTTTAGGTCTTTTAGATAACAGTAATGAAGATGTTATGAATGAAAATTCTAATAAAAATGGTTTGTTAGCTTCAACTCAAAGAGATCTAATAGCTGGGGAAGTATCAAAAGATATAGCTAGAAGAAAGTTAATTCCAGCTCATATAGCACATGCTCATGATGAGGGAGTTCTTCATTATCATGATATGGATTATGCTATACAACCTATTCATAACTGTATGCTTATAAACTTAGAAGATATGCTAAATAATGGTACAGTAATAAGTAATAAGTTAGTTGAATCACCAAAGTCATTCACTACAGCTTGTACAGTTACTACACAGATAATAGCTCAAATTGCTAGTGGGCAGTATGGAGGTAACTCTATAACTATAAAACATATTGCTCCATTTTTAAGAGTTTCATATGATAAATATTTAAACAAATATAAGGATAAGTATCCAGAAGAAATGGCTAAAGATTTAGCTGAAGATAGAATGTTAGAAGAGTTAAAAAATGGAATTCAAACTATAAGATATCAACTATCTACATTATATACAAGTAATGGTCAATCTCCATTCTCAACTATTTACTTAGAAATTGAAGAAGGTAACGAGTATGAAAGAGAAATGGCTTTAATTTGTGAGGAAATGATAGCTCAAAGATTAGAAGGAATGAAAAACTACAAAGGACAAGAAGTAGGAGAAGAATTCCCTAAGTTAGTTTATCTATTAGATGAGCATAATTGCTTAGAAGGTGGTAAATACGACTACATTACTAAACTAGCAGCTAAATGTAATACAAAGAGATTAGTACCTGATTATCAAAGTGCAAAAATAATGAAAAAAAATTACGAAGGAAACACATTCCCACCAATGGGATGTAGATCACACTTGAGTCCATGGAAGGATGAGAATGGAAATTATAAATGGTATGGAAGATTTAACCAAGGTGTAATTTCTTTAAACTTAGTGCAAGTTGCATTAACAGCAAATCAAGATATGGAGAAGTTCTGGGAGATATTAGATGAAAGATTAGAACTTTGTAGAGAAGCTCTAATGGTTAGACATGATTTATTAAAAGGTGTAATATCAGATGTATCACCTATACATTGGCAACATGGTGGTATAGCAAGACTTAAAAAAGGAGAAAAAATAGATTCATTATTAGAAAATGGATACTCAACTCTTTCTTTAGGTTATGTTGGTGTGTATGAAATGACACAAGCTATGCTTGGAATTAGTCATACTACTAAAGATGGTGAAAAATTTGCACTTGAAGTAATGAATCACTTAAATAATACTTGCCAAAAATGGAAGGATGAAACTGGTCTTGGATTTGGGTTATATGGAACTCCAGGAGAAAGTTTAACTTCAAGATTTTGTAGAATAGATAAACAAAAATTTGGAGAGATAAAAAATGTTACAGATAGAATGTATTACACAAATTCATATCATGTTCATGTAAGTGAAGAAATAGATGCTTTTGAAAAGTTAAAATTTGAAAGTCAGTTCCATGATATAAGTTTAGGTGGATGTATAAGTTATATAGAAGTTCCTGATATGAGTAAAAACTTACCTGCAGTAGAACAAATAATAAATTATATATACCACAATATACAATATGCTGAGATAAACACTAAACCTGATATTTGTTATTCTTGTGGTTATACCGGAGAAATAAAGTTAGATAAAGATTTAGAATGGTATTGCCCTAATTGTGGAAATAGAGATAAGAATGAAATGCAAGTTATGAGAAGAACTTGTGGATATATAGGTGCAAATATGTGGGGAAAAGGACGTACACAGGAAATAGGCGAAAGAGTTTTACATCTATAAGGTTGGAGTGATGAAAATGAGATTTTCTAAAATAAAAGATAATGATATAGCTAATGGATTAGGGATAACTATGTCTTTTTGGACTCAAGGATGCCCGCATCATTGTAAAGGATGTTTTAATAAAGAGACATGGGACTTTGATGGAGGACAAGAATTTAAGCAAGAAAACTTAGATTATATTATAGAAAACATAAATAAAAATAATATATATAGAGATTTAGCAATATTAGGAGGAGAACCATTATGTTCTCAAAATGTTGAAGGCGTAATTAGTTTATGCAAAGAATTTAAAAGTCATTATCCAAATAAACTTATATATTTATGGACAGGATATACTGTAGAAAAATTTAATGAAAATCAAAGAGAGATTTTAAATTATATAGATATATTAATAGATGGACAATTTGAAGAAGAACGAAAAAATTTATCTATAAAATTAAGAGGTTCTTCGAATCAAAGAGTTATAGATGTAAAAAAATATTTAGATAAAAATGAAATCATTTTATATGATCTTAATTAATAAAATAGACTAACCAATTATAAATTATATTGGTTAGTTTTTTTATATTCTTAATGATAATAATTTTCATTTACAACAAATAATACCTATGTTATACTAAAGACATAGAGAAAAGCCTTCTCTACAAAAAAATGATGCTATAAATTTATAAAGTACTCAATCCCGCAGATATAGTTTAAGTTTAATGTCCGGAACATAAACTATTAGTACTTTTAAATTTGTGCCAAAAATTACACTCAAAAACTAAAAAACTTCTTAAAAAGAGTCATGATTGTATACATGACTCTTTTTAATGATAATGAAAGTCATTTACATAAAATAAAAATTATGATATAGTGTATACAGGCTTAAAGTTATCGCGGCAAAATTTCTAATTTTATAGGAGATGATAATTATGGCAAAAATGATGGGACCTAGATTTAAACAATGTAGAAGGTTAGGACTTAATGTGTGTGGACATCCAAAAGCTATGGATAGAGCAACTAGAGGAACTTCTAGAGCAGATAAAAAACTTTCACCGTATGGATTGCAATTACTAGAAAAGCAAAGATTAAGAGCTTATTACGGGGTTTTAGAAAGACAATTTTCTAACTGTGTAAAAAAAGCTATGAAAGCTCAAGGAGAAACAGGTACGGTACTAGTTCAATTACTAGAATGTAGGCTAGATAACTTAGTTTATAGATTAGGACTAGCTAGCTCTATAAGACAAGCTCGTCAAATGGTAGTACATGGACACATACTAGTTAATGGAAATAAAGTCGATAGACCTTCTTATGGAGTATCAGTAGGAGAAAAGATATCTCTAAGAGAGAAATCTAAAAAGAACTCTATGTTTATTGATAGTTTTCAACAAAATGCTAATAGCCAATATTCTTACCTAAGCAAGGACCTTGATGATGTGTCGGGAACTCTTACTAAAATACCTGAAAGAAACGAAGTTCCAATAGAAATAAATGATATTTTAGTTGTTGAGTACTACTCTAAGCTTAAGTAGGTAATTAATTAAAATAAAGAAATGTAGAGCTTTAGTTCTACATTTTTTTTATATTAATTAATTATTTCAATTTAAGATACAAAGAATTTTATTTAAAGGTAATAATAAAGTAGAAAACTAGTTACGAATAAGTAACTAATTGTTATAGATAAAAACTGATGATATATTAAAGTTATTATAAAACATAAATAAAGGAGAAATGAAAATGAGTAGAATAATAAATACAGAAGAATTTAACGTAGAGGTAGAAAATGCAAGTGAAACAACAGTAGTGGACTTTTTTGCAACATGGTGTGGTCCATGTAAAATGTTAGCTCCAGTATTCGATGAATTAAGTGGAGATATAGATGAAGCTAAATTTTTAAAAGTAGATATAGATCAAAGTTTAGAGTTAGCTAGAAAATTCCAAGTAACTACAGTGCCAACAGTAATTGTATTTAAAGATGGAGAAGAAGCTGAAAGATTAGTAGGATTTATACCTAAGCAAAAGTTAGAAGATATGGTAAAAGCTCATATATAATTAATATAGAGAGGAATGTTGAATATGAGATATGATATTGCAATTGTAGGAAGCGGACCAGCTGGTTTAGCAGCTGCTATAAATGCTAAGATACGTAATAAAAATATAATACTATTTGGATCTCACAATGGAAGTGATAAATTAGTTAAAGCTCCATCTATAGATAATTATCTAGGAATTTATGATGTAAGTGGAGCAGAGTTGAGTGAAAAATTTACTAATCACGTAAAAGAGATGGGAATTGAAATAACTCAACAAAGAGTTAATAATGTATACCAAATGGGAGATTATTTTGCATTAGCTGTTGGAGATGAAATTTATGAAGCTACAACGGTAATAATAGCGACAGGTGTACAATATGGAAAAATGATTAAAGGGGAAGAAGAATATTTAGGAAAAGGCGTAGGATATTGCGCTACATGTGATGCTGGATTATATAGAGATAAAGTTGTAGCTATAATAGGATACAATCATGAAGGAGAAGAGGATGCAAACTTTTTAAGTGAAATAGCATCAAAAGTTTATTATATACCTATGTATAATTTATCTAATAAGTTAGATTCTTCTATAGAAATAATCGATAGTAAACCTATAGAAATAAAGGGAGATACATTGGTAAATAAACTTGTATTAAAAGATAGAGAGCTAGATGTGGATGGGGTTTTCGTTATAAAGGATAGCGTATCTCCTAGTTATATGGTTCCTGGGTTAGAAGTTGAAGGACCTCATATAAAAACTGATAGAGAAATGAGAACAAATATAGATGGACTTTATGCTGCAGGAGATTGTGCAGGTAAGCCATATCAATACTTAAAGTCTGCAGGGCAAGGGCAGATGGCAGTTTCTAGTGCTATATCACAGTTAGATAAATTAAGAATAAAACAAATGGGATTAGAAAAATAATATAAAGTAAATAACCTAAAATTCAAGAAAAATTAAATCTTGTTATTTTAGGTTATTTTTATTTGAATAATGAATAAGATTAGTTATAGAAAAAAGCTATAATAAAACTTGGATATGCAAAATTCATAATAATCAAAATTGGACAAAATATTGGCGATATTATAACCTTGTATACACAAATAAAAATAGGAGGGCCAAATTAATGTACAATGTAAGTGATATGACATTTGACTGTCCAGTTGAAGCTCTATCTAGCATAGTTGGTAAAAAATGGGTAGCAAGAATAGTTTGGGAGATCCAAGATAGTAGAATTAGATTTGGAGAGTTGCAAAGAAAAATAGATGGATGTAGCAAGAAAATGTTAGTTCAACAACTTGATTTATTAGTAGAAAATAACATTGTTATAAATAATAAAAAAGTAGTGAAGAATAGTATAGAATCTACTTATTATTTAAGTAAATCAGGGCTGGAGTTACTACATGTTATTGCCAATATGATAAAGTGGAGCAACGAACATATAGTATGTAATGATTAAAATTTTAAAATTTTGAAAAGTAAAAAAATTAGAAGTTACCAAAAAGTTACCAGTTGATATAATTTTTAGGACTTGTTATATTATATAAAAAAGCAAAGCCTTTAACTTTGCAAAAAGTATAAGGAGGAACACATGAATTACACATTTTTCTCAGAATTCCTTATGGTAACAAATTGGTTAACTTTGTTATCGGTAGGAATATTAATAGGACTATTCTTTATAGTCAAAAAATTAACTAAAAAGCTTAATTTTACCAAATTGATGATATCATCAATTGCAATGGGAATTGGCTTAGGGTTAATAATTCAATTTATAGCAGGTTTTCCAAATGACCCTACAAAAGTCACTTGGTTAACAGAAGTATCTAAATGGTATGGATTATTTGGATATGGATTTATGGATTTATTAAAAATGCTAGTAGTACCTTTAGTATTTGTTTCAATTGTAAGAGTTATAATGAACTTAAAACAAGGTGAAAATTTAGGTAAGTTGACAGGTAGAACTATTTTTATGCTACTTGGAACAAC
The nucleotide sequence above comes from Paraclostridium bifermentans. Encoded proteins:
- a CDS encoding DHHW family protein, whose product is MKFTKKDTRKYKNIYVKLMAIMFLVTIFSFVGLNLITKDKQFSENENRLLEQKPKFTLDRLFEGRYTKKYEKYTVDQMVGRDEFIKIKTKADDLMGKNSENGVFKCDDGYLIESFGKPNEEYVKANIEAINKFADKHKNIKTSMLIAPTAVNILEDKLPAFAPVYNQDEYLSRLSKSIDNKIDFVNISSEMKKHKDEYIYYKTDHHWTTLGAYYAFLDFAKQSGLKSQPNSYDKYRVSNDFYGTLYSKSGYKVKPDQVDIYTPKDKNDQVIVEYKEEKKKSPTIYESEALKKKDKYEVFLGGNHPVVDIKTTSESDKTLLLIKDSYANSFVQFLTPYYKEIIMVDPRYYYEDIEKLIKEKNVTDLLYLYNANTFFNDSSLAPVLNNI
- a CDS encoding winged helix-turn-helix transcriptional regulator, giving the protein MYNVSDMTFDCPVEALSSIVGKKWVARIVWEIQDSRIRFGELQRKIDGCSKKMLVQQLDLLVENNIVINNKKVVKNSIESTYYLSKSGLELLHVIANMIKWSNEHIVCND
- a CDS encoding NAD(P)/FAD-dependent oxidoreductase encodes the protein MRYDIAIVGSGPAGLAAAINAKIRNKNIILFGSHNGSDKLVKAPSIDNYLGIYDVSGAELSEKFTNHVKEMGIEITQQRVNNVYQMGDYFALAVGDEIYEATTVIIATGVQYGKMIKGEEEYLGKGVGYCATCDAGLYRDKVVAIIGYNHEGEEDANFLSEIASKVYYIPMYNLSNKLDSSIEIIDSKPIEIKGDTLVNKLVLKDRELDVDGVFVIKDSVSPSYMVPGLEVEGPHIKTDREMRTNIDGLYAAGDCAGKPYQYLKSAGQGQMAVSSAISQLDKLRIKQMGLEK
- the nrdD gene encoding anaerobic ribonucleoside-triphosphate reductase, which encodes MNKQLNIIKRDGSVVKFDKTKIENAILKAMKYGSGIYEEEMAKEIANEIELSFNQTKDVATVNKVEDMVYKNLINHKHELTAKAYEGYRAVQSFKREVNTTDDSILGLLDNSNEDVMNENSNKNGLLASTQRDLIAGEVSKDIARRKLIPAHIAHAHDEGVLHYHDMDYAIQPIHNCMLINLEDMLNNGTVISNKLVESPKSFTTACTVTTQIIAQIASGQYGGNSITIKHIAPFLRVSYDKYLNKYKDKYPEEMAKDLAEDRMLEELKNGIQTIRYQLSTLYTSNGQSPFSTIYLEIEEGNEYEREMALICEEMIAQRLEGMKNYKGQEVGEEFPKLVYLLDEHNCLEGGKYDYITKLAAKCNTKRLVPDYQSAKIMKKNYEGNTFPPMGCRSHLSPWKDENGNYKWYGRFNQGVISLNLVQVALTANQDMEKFWEILDERLELCREALMVRHDLLKGVISDVSPIHWQHGGIARLKKGEKIDSLLENGYSTLSLGYVGVYEMTQAMLGISHTTKDGEKFALEVMNHLNNTCQKWKDETGLGFGLYGTPGESLTSRFCRIDKQKFGEIKNVTDRMYYTNSYHVHVSEEIDAFEKLKFESQFHDISLGGCISYIEVPDMSKNLPAVEQIINYIYHNIQYAEINTKPDICYSCGYTGEIKLDKDLEWYCPNCGNRDKNEMQVMRRTCGYIGANMWGKGRTQEIGERVLHL
- the rpsD gene encoding 30S ribosomal protein S4 translates to MAKMMGPRFKQCRRLGLNVCGHPKAMDRATRGTSRADKKLSPYGLQLLEKQRLRAYYGVLERQFSNCVKKAMKAQGETGTVLVQLLECRLDNLVYRLGLASSIRQARQMVVHGHILVNGNKVDRPSYGVSVGEKISLREKSKKNSMFIDSFQQNANSQYSYLSKDLDDVSGTLTKIPERNEVPIEINDILVVEYYSKLK
- the nrdG gene encoding anaerobic ribonucleoside-triphosphate reductase activating protein, producing the protein MRFSKIKDNDIANGLGITMSFWTQGCPHHCKGCFNKETWDFDGGQEFKQENLDYIIENINKNNIYRDLAILGGEPLCSQNVEGVISLCKEFKSHYPNKLIYLWTGYTVEKFNENQREILNYIDILIDGQFEEERKNLSIKLRGSSNQRVIDVKKYLDKNEIILYDLN
- the trxA gene encoding thioredoxin, which encodes MSRIINTEEFNVEVENASETTVVDFFATWCGPCKMLAPVFDELSGDIDEAKFLKVDIDQSLELARKFQVTTVPTVIVFKDGEEAERLVGFIPKQKLEDMVKAHI